Proteins from a single region of Geothrix sp. PMB-07:
- a CDS encoding DUF5916 domain-containing protein, translated as MRISFLLVIPLLATLAQARPSQDQGLQALRISGGIQVDGRLDEEAWSRAFVATGFTQEWPMRGQPARQRTEVKVLYDEHFLYVGARMHHDPALDGGPAKVVRRLHRRDQDSSSDWFGVAIDSNHDRRTALVFEVNAAGVQKDQVIYNDNSFDSSWDGVWESATSVDDEGWTAELKIPLSLLRCKPGEGPQTWGINFSRTDQGVLRESSRWMVVPRGESGFVSRFPELRGLEGLKPRPREEYLPYLATARKFETARSYDDRRWDNRAGLDARWGINSHAQVDLSIRPDFGQVEVDQAVLNLSTVETFFPEKRPFFLEGMDIFRVAGPDLFYSRRIGQGLSDPDLAAGETLLDRPNATDITGAAKYTAKYASGTNVGLLGASVEPARATVLDANGRQVHRELAPLTHFGVLRVQQLMDDRGSYIGGFASGMRQSGLTGRIAQIQAMDAVYNSEDRSRFLETTLSRSQSGPKDSQEQGWRGRLRAHQDGPEGWSFEAQAINAGRTYNPNDMGYLERADEQRLYGEVDRNWDSTWGLLRNWGWGLSHTVARDQDGHTFMRNLNARGQTSFTNFWGLWGGAGVDLPTEDDRELRTYDDPIKKYLIRRSTPYMNLGFDTAGNRPWYLRFNINRAQQEGGPSTDTSLFQIIHPTQATEIQLSTSVTCDEGELKWLDTPVATPIVGLRQLSQFNQTLRVAYAFSPALTVQFFSQWLAANWNYRDLKHYRSDQTLDPGLPADLPAGTTPQTAFSYRTWNMNLITRWEFQPGSTLFLVYTHGASTDAVINERASLSPRPDLAILRKLPSDDVIQAKISWLFR; from the coding sequence GTGCGCATCTCATTCCTGCTTGTGATCCCCCTGCTTGCGACCCTGGCCCAGGCCAGGCCCAGTCAGGATCAGGGGCTCCAGGCCCTGCGCATTTCCGGCGGGATCCAGGTGGATGGCCGCCTGGATGAGGAGGCCTGGAGCCGGGCCTTCGTGGCCACCGGTTTCACCCAGGAATGGCCCATGCGCGGCCAGCCCGCCCGCCAGCGTACCGAGGTGAAGGTGCTCTATGACGAGCACTTCCTCTACGTCGGGGCCCGCATGCACCACGACCCCGCCCTGGACGGCGGCCCCGCCAAGGTTGTGCGCCGCCTGCATCGCCGCGACCAGGACAGCTCCAGCGACTGGTTTGGCGTAGCCATCGATTCCAATCACGACCGCCGCACGGCGCTGGTGTTCGAAGTGAACGCCGCGGGCGTGCAGAAGGACCAGGTGATCTACAACGACAACAGCTTCGACTCCAGCTGGGACGGCGTCTGGGAAAGCGCCACCAGTGTCGATGATGAGGGCTGGACCGCCGAACTGAAAATCCCCCTCTCCCTGCTGCGCTGCAAGCCTGGTGAAGGCCCACAGACCTGGGGCATCAACTTCAGCCGCACCGACCAGGGCGTCCTTCGCGAATCCAGCCGCTGGATGGTGGTGCCCCGGGGCGAGAGCGGTTTCGTCAGCCGGTTTCCGGAGCTTCGGGGCCTGGAGGGCCTGAAACCCCGGCCACGGGAGGAGTATCTGCCCTACCTGGCCACGGCCCGGAAGTTCGAAACAGCCCGCTCCTACGATGACCGCCGCTGGGACAACCGCGCAGGCCTGGACGCCCGCTGGGGCATCAACTCGCATGCCCAAGTCGACCTGTCCATCCGTCCCGACTTCGGCCAGGTCGAGGTGGACCAGGCGGTCCTGAACCTCAGCACCGTGGAGACCTTCTTCCCCGAAAAGCGGCCCTTCTTCCTCGAGGGCATGGACATCTTCCGAGTGGCGGGGCCGGATCTCTTCTACAGCCGTCGTATTGGACAAGGCCTGTCCGATCCTGACCTCGCCGCTGGTGAGACACTCCTGGACCGCCCCAACGCCACCGACATCACCGGTGCCGCCAAATACACCGCCAAGTACGCCAGCGGCACCAACGTGGGCCTGTTGGGAGCCAGCGTGGAGCCCGCCCGCGCCACGGTTCTGGATGCCAACGGCCGCCAGGTCCACCGCGAGCTGGCTCCTCTCACCCATTTCGGCGTCCTCCGGGTGCAACAGCTGATGGATGATCGCGGCAGCTACATCGGCGGCTTTGCCTCAGGCATGCGCCAATCGGGGTTGACCGGACGCATCGCCCAGATCCAGGCCATGGATGCGGTCTACAACAGCGAGGACCGGAGCCGTTTTCTCGAGACCACCCTCAGCCGCAGCCAATCCGGGCCTAAGGATTCCCAGGAACAGGGCTGGCGCGGACGGTTGCGGGCCCACCAGGATGGCCCCGAGGGCTGGAGTTTCGAGGCTCAGGCCATCAATGCCGGGCGGACCTACAACCCCAACGACATGGGCTATCTCGAACGCGCCGACGAGCAGCGCCTGTACGGAGAAGTCGACCGGAACTGGGACAGCACCTGGGGCTTGCTGCGGAACTGGGGTTGGGGCCTGAGCCATACGGTGGCCCGGGATCAAGACGGACACACCTTCATGCGGAACCTCAACGCCCGAGGCCAGACCAGCTTCACCAACTTCTGGGGCCTCTGGGGCGGAGCCGGTGTGGACCTGCCCACCGAAGATGACCGCGAACTCCGCACCTACGATGATCCGATCAAGAAGTACTTGATCCGGCGTTCTACACCCTACATGAACCTCGGCTTTGATACCGCGGGCAATCGGCCCTGGTATCTGCGGTTCAACATCAACCGCGCCCAGCAGGAGGGGGGGCCTTCCACGGACACCTCCCTTTTCCAGATCATCCATCCCACGCAAGCCACCGAAATCCAACTCTCCACCTCAGTCACCTGCGATGAAGGCGAATTGAAATGGTTGGACACCCCGGTCGCCACTCCCATCGTGGGCCTGCGGCAGCTCAGCCAGTTCAACCAGACGTTGAGAGTGGCTTACGCCTTCAGCCCCGCCCTCACGGTGCAGTTCTTCAGCCAATGGCTGGCCGCCAACTGGAACTACAGGGATCTAAAACACTACCGCAGCGACCAGACCCTGGATCCGGGCTTGCCCGCCGATCTGCCCGCCGGCACCACCCCACAGACCGCGTTCAGCTACCGCACCTGGAACATGAACCTCATCACGCGCTGGGAATTCCAGCCCGGCTCTACCCTCTTCCTGGTCTACACCCACGGTGCCAGCACCGATGCAGTGATCAATGAGCGGGCCAGCCTCTCACCGCGTCCCGATCTGGCCATCCTGCGGAAACTCCCCTCCGACGATGTGATCCAGGCCAAGATCAGCTGGTTGTTCCGCTGA
- a CDS encoding glutaminyl-peptide cyclotransferase has product MRPQAPFRFAAALLGLAASLATAGQPSATKKATPTPVNSYRVIQAFEHNPEDYTQGLVFQDGVFYEGTGRNGHSRLQKYQYIKDKKKVLQSVDLPYQYFGEGIAVLKGKVVQLTWQSERGFLYQASDLKKVGEFSYPGEGWGLTCDDRDFYLSDGSASIRVVDGDKLLNAHQYAVKRTIEVKDQGKPVTMLNELELVRGELFANVWQTDRIAVISPKTGEVLRWIDLSNLISPMLRTGQDSVLNGIAYDAAGNRLFLTGKLWPTLFQIREESKKK; this is encoded by the coding sequence ATGCGCCCTCAAGCCCCCTTCCGTTTCGCTGCGGCCCTCTTGGGTTTGGCCGCTTCACTGGCCACCGCGGGCCAGCCTTCCGCCACCAAGAAGGCCACCCCAACGCCGGTGAACTCTTATCGGGTGATCCAGGCCTTTGAGCACAACCCTGAGGACTACACCCAGGGGCTGGTGTTCCAGGACGGCGTCTTCTACGAGGGAACTGGCCGGAACGGGCACTCCCGGCTGCAGAAATACCAATACATCAAGGACAAGAAGAAGGTCCTGCAGTCCGTGGACCTGCCTTACCAGTACTTTGGCGAAGGCATTGCCGTGCTGAAGGGGAAGGTCGTCCAGCTGACTTGGCAGTCCGAACGGGGGTTCCTCTACCAGGCCAGCGACCTGAAAAAGGTCGGAGAATTCAGCTATCCGGGCGAGGGCTGGGGGCTGACCTGCGACGACAGGGACTTCTACCTGAGTGATGGCTCCGCCAGCATCCGCGTGGTGGACGGCGACAAGCTGTTGAATGCCCATCAGTACGCGGTTAAGCGCACCATCGAAGTGAAGGATCAGGGAAAACCCGTGACCATGCTGAACGAGTTGGAGCTGGTGCGGGGCGAACTCTTCGCCAACGTCTGGCAGACCGATCGCATTGCTGTGATTTCGCCGAAGACCGGCGAGGTGTTGCGCTGGATCGATCTCAGCAACCTCATCAGCCCCATGCTCCGCACCGGGCAGGATTCGGTGCTGAATGGCATCGCCTACGATGCGGCCGGGAACCGCCTCTTCCTGACCGGTAAGCTCTGGCCGACCCTCTTCCAGATTCGGGAAGAATCCAAGAAGAAGTGA
- a CDS encoding DUF192 domain-containing protein → MRRILLACFGYILVYAAGGGSVVIKAKVFMAEVAVTDREVSRGLMYRQTLAKDRCMVLLGGEEALRPLRTWHHLIALDVAWVDQDGQVVEVSAHTPPCRTAKAEDCPAHGGSVSARHVVEFPAGTFHRLGLKKGDRLGWELTLDDGRIVRGGQALPKSKRK, encoded by the coding sequence ATGCGTCGAATCCTGCTTGCCTGTTTCGGGTACATCCTTGTGTACGCCGCCGGTGGCGGCAGCGTGGTGATCAAGGCCAAAGTATTCATGGCCGAGGTGGCGGTCACGGACCGTGAGGTTTCCCGCGGACTCATGTACCGGCAGACCCTGGCCAAGGACCGATGCATGGTGCTGCTCGGCGGGGAGGAGGCCCTCCGTCCCCTGCGAACCTGGCATCACCTGATCGCCCTGGACGTGGCCTGGGTGGATCAGGATGGCCAGGTGGTCGAGGTGTCCGCCCACACACCCCCCTGCCGGACCGCGAAGGCCGAGGACTGTCCCGCCCATGGCGGCTCGGTGTCCGCCAGGCATGTCGTGGAATTTCCCGCGGGAACCTTCCATCGGCTGGGCCTGAAGAAGGGAGATCGCCTGGGCTGGGAGCTCACGCTGGATGATGGCCGCATCGTACGGGGCGGCCAGGCCCTGCCCAAATCCAAGCGGAAGTAG
- a CDS encoding PHB depolymerase family esterase has translation MPHGQGHYLKLTWQGEARRVLVHDPPGHEGRSLPLVLALHGTGGTGRIMAHLSGLSRLADERGFRVAYPQALGEAGLADPARGAAWNAGPGLGCPPYPEANDVGFLQAVVDRVDQHGPVDPRRIYVAGFSNGARMAYRLALSAPWVAAMAAVAGAPVWGEAPVRPVPTLVFHGTEDQHIPFSGGLGQQGRRLPALPAREAAERWAALMGCGPASVSDELNAHRLEMWSSDACQVGFWTVADMGHAWPGGRPYAPGADLPVPDLSAAHLIWAFFEAHPLEAP, from the coding sequence GTGCCGCACGGCCAAGGCCACTATCTGAAGCTGACTTGGCAGGGGGAGGCCCGCCGGGTGCTGGTTCATGACCCGCCCGGGCATGAAGGACGGAGTCTGCCCCTGGTGTTGGCCCTGCACGGCACCGGTGGCACGGGGCGCATCATGGCGCACCTGTCTGGTCTCAGCCGGCTGGCCGACGAACGGGGCTTTCGGGTGGCCTATCCGCAAGCCCTGGGCGAAGCGGGCCTGGCGGATCCCGCCCGGGGCGCCGCCTGGAACGCGGGGCCCGGCCTGGGGTGCCCTCCGTATCCCGAGGCGAACGATGTGGGCTTCCTGCAGGCGGTGGTGGATCGGGTGGATCAGCACGGTCCCGTGGATCCCCGGCGCATCTATGTGGCGGGGTTTTCCAATGGCGCCCGCATGGCCTACCGGCTGGCCCTGTCGGCCCCCTGGGTGGCGGCCATGGCGGCGGTGGCCGGGGCCCCTGTCTGGGGGGAAGCCCCTGTGAGGCCGGTGCCCACCCTGGTGTTTCATGGCACGGAGGATCAGCACATTCCTTTTAGCGGTGGGCTGGGGCAACAGGGCCGCCGACTTCCGGCGCTTCCCGCCCGGGAGGCGGCCGAGCGTTGGGCGGCGCTCATGGGTTGCGGTCCCGCATCCGTATCTGATGAGCTGAATGCGCACCGACTAGAGATGTGGTCCTCCGACGCCTGCCAGGTGGGATTCTGGACCGTGGCGGACATGGGCCACGCCTGGCCCGGGGGAAGGCCCTATGCACCAGGCGCCGATCTACCGGTTCCCGACCTTTCCGCCGCGCACCTGATCTGGGCATTCTTCGAGGCCCATCCCCTGGAGGCACCATGA
- a CDS encoding sulfite exporter TauE/SafE family protein → MNPFTNPLWAGLGTGLSGGLLAGLFGIGGGIVMVPLLGLFLGLDQHRAQGATLAAMLLPTGLPAVLQYRRRGVQTSLPLVGVLILAFLFGITGGALVANHIPSGVLRWGFASFLVYLSLRTFLRKEVSPVDRGEAPFDLQGQWTWGLPSGLLAGVVSGLTGLGGAMVVIPLLASKLRMTQHEAQLTSLMMLLPPIGLPGVYVYAKAQGGLPWLVIGAVAVGFAVGGFIGAHWATRTQGARLKQVYAGFVLLMALIVILRR, encoded by the coding sequence ATGAACCCATTCACGAATCCCCTGTGGGCGGGCCTGGGCACGGGGCTGTCCGGAGGCCTGCTCGCGGGCCTCTTCGGCATTGGTGGCGGCATCGTCATGGTGCCCCTGTTGGGGCTTTTCCTGGGACTGGACCAGCACCGGGCCCAGGGGGCCACGCTCGCGGCCATGTTGCTGCCTACTGGCCTGCCCGCGGTGCTGCAGTACCGCCGACGTGGCGTCCAGACCAGCCTGCCCCTGGTGGGGGTGCTCATCCTGGCCTTCCTGTTCGGCATCACCGGCGGCGCCCTGGTGGCGAACCACATCCCTTCGGGGGTCCTGCGCTGGGGCTTCGCGAGCTTCCTGGTGTACCTGTCGCTGCGGACCTTCCTGAGGAAGGAAGTGAGCCCGGTGGATCGGGGCGAAGCGCCCTTCGACCTGCAGGGACAGTGGACTTGGGGCCTGCCCAGCGGTCTGCTGGCGGGGGTGGTGTCGGGGTTGACGGGTCTGGGCGGAGCCATGGTGGTGATTCCGCTGCTGGCTTCCAAGCTGCGCATGACGCAGCACGAAGCCCAGCTCACCAGCCTGATGATGCTGCTGCCTCCCATCGGCCTTCCGGGTGTCTACGTCTACGCCAAGGCCCAGGGCGGGCTGCCCTGGCTGGTCATCGGGGCGGTGGCGGTGGGCTTCGCCGTGGGCGGCTTCATCGGGGCGCACTGGGCCACGCGTACCCAGGGGGCGCGGCTGAAGCAGGTCTATGCGGGTTTCGTGCTGCTCATGGCGCTGATCGTGATCCTGCGCCGTTAG
- a CDS encoding DUF1501 domain-containing protein, with protein MTTRREFIQTLGTTGAALAGLTACSGRNSSTPQTVNTPPPVPPTPVPTSPILVIVNIDGGYDWLNVMPPNTGANLTAYQAKRATLGITDPALLVDLGSGIALNKDLTGMDELHAKGRVAWIPGIGMPNPNLSHFTSIDLWGQGAAVPAGTGWLGRFADTAFSPTGDVLRGLTVTADLPIMLKGGNRSFISIPSAGGYVFPSYLLSGNAVADAATLETGWGTALNAASTDPSYLAAAQAGKMFFDAQNNPAFGAGGALTARTSTVAYPGDAAYPVKRINGSNLTGSLSNQFKLIAQMIAAGLPTQVFFSRLGGWDTHSNQAEDHPNLQRALGGSIKAFWDDLATIPSGSGTAQDRVMILGYSEFGRRVQENNGGTDHGTAGLSFCVGKSVKGGLYGGYPDLTNLDTNGNMKFTTDFRSLYATVLERWLGQAATATNTLLGSAYQRLDFL; from the coding sequence ATGACCACGCGACGCGAATTCATCCAGACCCTCGGCACCACCGGCGCCGCCCTCGCCGGCCTGACCGCCTGCAGCGGCCGCAACTCCAGCACGCCCCAGACCGTGAACACACCGCCGCCGGTCCCTCCCACACCGGTGCCCACCTCACCCATCCTCGTCATCGTGAACATCGATGGTGGCTATGACTGGCTGAACGTCATGCCGCCCAACACGGGCGCCAACCTCACGGCCTACCAGGCCAAGCGCGCCACCCTGGGCATCACGGATCCCGCCCTTCTCGTGGACCTGGGCAGCGGCATCGCCCTCAACAAAGATCTGACCGGCATGGATGAACTGCATGCCAAGGGCCGCGTGGCCTGGATTCCTGGCATCGGCATGCCCAACCCCAACCTGTCCCACTTCACCTCCATCGATCTCTGGGGCCAGGGCGCTGCGGTGCCCGCGGGAACAGGCTGGCTGGGCCGCTTCGCCGATACGGCCTTCAGCCCCACGGGCGACGTGCTGCGCGGCCTCACCGTCACCGCCGACCTGCCCATCATGCTCAAGGGCGGCAACCGCAGCTTCATTTCCATCCCCAGCGCGGGCGGCTATGTATTCCCCTCCTACCTTCTGAGCGGCAACGCGGTGGCCGACGCCGCCACCCTGGAAACCGGCTGGGGCACAGCGCTGAATGCCGCCAGCACCGATCCTTCCTACCTGGCCGCCGCCCAGGCCGGAAAGATGTTCTTCGATGCCCAGAACAACCCTGCCTTCGGCGCGGGCGGTGCCCTGACGGCCCGCACCTCCACCGTGGCCTATCCGGGCGATGCCGCCTACCCGGTCAAGCGAATCAACGGCTCCAACCTCACCGGCAGCCTCAGCAACCAGTTCAAGCTCATCGCCCAGATGATCGCCGCGGGCCTCCCCACCCAGGTGTTCTTCTCCCGGCTTGGCGGCTGGGACACCCACAGCAACCAGGCCGAAGATCACCCCAACCTTCAACGGGCCCTGGGTGGCTCGATCAAAGCTTTCTGGGATGATCTTGCCACCATCCCCTCCGGCTCGGGCACGGCCCAGGACCGCGTGATGATTTTGGGCTACAGCGAATTCGGCCGCCGCGTGCAGGAGAACAATGGCGGCACCGATCACGGCACCGCGGGCCTTTCCTTCTGTGTGGGCAAGTCCGTGAAGGGCGGCCTCTACGGCGGCTATCCGGATCTCACCAACCTGGACACCAACGGCAACATGAAGTTCACCACCGATTTCCGCAGCCTCTATGCCACGGTGCTTGAGCGCTGGCTGGGCCAGGCCGCCACCGCCACCAACACGCTGCTGGGCTCGGCCTATCAGCGCCTGGACTTCCTGTGA
- a CDS encoding DUF1800 family protein has protein sequence MATLTAITTWTVADVQHFARRAGFGLSPADAAALQAQPPGTAIDAWIDGTGASYDLTAFNTALATADVVTEPLVTANTNDAGSTDVAAVPGPHAFLVGGANAWRNNLNTAQAYWAWRMQLNPYAFQERMALFWHNLFATGHHKVNNASLSLNQIQLFRNQGLAKFDDLLVAVSKDPAMAIWLDSVLNNASGNNIPNENYAREVMELYSLGADNGYNQADITQLARALSGWSFTIAEADYITNPTSPSQQTPSAGHFRVYDGSTLAPDTRVYYGGTRGTTYNLHGTGSISLFGQSFDITTTANGWAKGENALRGILTYRGPNCAQFLAKRLLTHFVTTGFTTQDLNDVAGMIQAANFDLRAVMKTLLKSQYFFDPANRFALAEGPVSWLVRAAKMLCPSLAAASAQTPKGYPAWRLVTNNANTFDQMGMRLLDPNGPNGWKEHTAWLNSNTLRYRTKAAAALALNETRSSNSTTYTLFPTFPATDWFPTAPATAQAVLDRLVALLQPAPIPSSVSSAWLTALWPSTFTWDAASQTKARELAFLILCSPSGQLY, from the coding sequence ATGGCCACTCTGACTGCCATCACCACCTGGACTGTCGCAGATGTCCAGCATTTCGCCCGGCGGGCTGGCTTCGGCCTCAGCCCTGCGGATGCCGCCGCCCTGCAGGCGCAGCCCCCGGGAACCGCCATCGATGCCTGGATCGATGGTACCGGCGCCAGCTACGATCTCACGGCCTTCAACACCGCCCTGGCCACGGCGGACGTGGTGACCGAACCTCTGGTCACCGCCAACACCAATGATGCCGGCAGCACGGACGTGGCCGCGGTGCCCGGTCCGCATGCCTTCCTCGTGGGCGGCGCCAACGCCTGGCGCAACAACCTGAACACGGCCCAGGCCTACTGGGCCTGGCGCATGCAGCTCAACCCCTACGCCTTCCAGGAAAGAATGGCCCTCTTCTGGCACAACCTCTTCGCCACGGGACATCACAAAGTCAACAACGCCTCCCTGTCACTCAATCAGATCCAGTTGTTCCGCAACCAGGGCCTGGCGAAGTTCGACGATCTCCTGGTGGCTGTGAGCAAGGATCCGGCCATGGCCATCTGGCTGGACTCCGTGCTGAACAATGCCTCGGGCAACAACATCCCCAACGAGAACTACGCCCGGGAGGTGATGGAACTGTACAGCCTGGGGGCCGATAACGGCTACAACCAGGCGGACATCACCCAGTTGGCCCGGGCCCTCAGCGGCTGGAGCTTCACCATCGCCGAGGCCGACTACATCACGAACCCCACCAGCCCCAGCCAGCAGACGCCCTCGGCGGGCCACTTCAGGGTCTATGACGGCAGCACATTGGCCCCGGACACCCGCGTGTATTACGGAGGCACCCGCGGCACCACGTACAACCTGCATGGCACGGGTTCCATCAGCCTCTTCGGCCAGAGCTTCGATATCACCACCACGGCCAATGGCTGGGCCAAGGGCGAGAACGCCCTGCGCGGCATCCTGACCTACCGCGGTCCCAACTGCGCGCAGTTCCTGGCCAAGCGCCTGCTCACCCACTTCGTCACCACCGGCTTCACCACCCAGGATCTGAACGACGTGGCCGGCATGATCCAGGCGGCCAATTTCGACCTGCGCGCAGTGATGAAGACGCTGCTGAAGTCGCAGTACTTCTTCGACCCCGCCAATCGTTTCGCCCTGGCGGAGGGCCCTGTGTCCTGGCTGGTGCGCGCCGCGAAGATGCTCTGCCCCAGCCTCGCCGCCGCCAGCGCCCAGACCCCCAAGGGCTACCCCGCCTGGCGCCTGGTCACGAACAATGCCAACACCTTCGATCAGATGGGCATGCGGCTGCTGGATCCCAACGGGCCCAACGGCTGGAAGGAACACACCGCCTGGCTGAACAGCAACACCCTGCGCTACCGCACCAAGGCCGCCGCCGCCCTGGCGCTGAACGAAACCCGCTCGTCCAATTCCACCACCTACACCCTGTTCCCCACCTTCCCGGCCACCGATTGGTTCCCCACCGCGCCCGCCACGGCTCAGGCCGTCCTCGACCGGCTGGTGGCGCTGTTGCAGCCCGCCCCCATTCCTTCCTCGGTCTCCAGCGCCTGGCTCACCGCCCTCTGGCCATCCACCTTCACCTGGGATGCGGCCTCGCAGACCAAGGCCCGGGAACTGGCCTTCCTCATCCTCTGCTCGCCCTCGGGCCAGCTCTACTGA
- the queA gene encoding tRNA preQ1(34) S-adenosylmethionine ribosyltransferase-isomerase QueA has product MQRTDFHFDLPSELIAQHPAADRDGARLLVVDARTGEWAHRSIRDLPELVPAGSLCVPNDVRVRHARLFLRRSGGGAGEALLLRSLGEGRFEAMVKPGARLKPGATAAVVNPTSGRELARIDILDTLPEGLRVVRVHGHEGGEHTLDWDEIDRIGRLPLPPYIDHLAAEEDETRYQTVFAAQEGEAVAAPTAGLHFTPGLIAALQAKGCGWHPVRLHVGLGTFRPMTAERLEDHAMHEERFEIPEATATQLETLFRRRDRPLLCIGTTALRTLEGAWDGERLSREGATRLFITPGYRLRTADHLLTNFHLPESTLFVLISSLLGLEQAQATYAEAIRERYRFFSYGDAMLILNARHPD; this is encoded by the coding sequence ATGCAGCGCACCGACTTCCATTTCGACCTGCCGTCCGAGCTCATCGCGCAGCATCCCGCTGCCGACCGAGATGGCGCGCGACTGCTGGTGGTGGATGCCCGTACCGGGGAGTGGGCCCATCGAAGCATCCGCGATCTGCCCGAGCTGGTACCCGCGGGAAGCCTTTGCGTGCCGAACGATGTGCGGGTGCGCCACGCCCGCCTCTTCCTGCGCCGCAGCGGCGGCGGCGCCGGTGAGGCGCTGCTGCTGCGCAGCCTGGGAGAAGGCCGCTTCGAGGCCATGGTGAAGCCCGGCGCCCGCCTGAAACCTGGCGCCACGGCCGCTGTGGTGAATCCGACTTCAGGCCGGGAACTGGCCCGCATCGATATCCTCGACACACTGCCCGAGGGCCTGCGCGTCGTACGGGTTCACGGCCATGAAGGCGGCGAACACACCCTGGATTGGGATGAGATCGACCGCATCGGCCGCCTGCCCCTGCCCCCCTACATCGATCACCTGGCGGCCGAAGAAGACGAGACCCGCTACCAAACGGTCTTCGCGGCCCAAGAAGGCGAGGCTGTGGCGGCGCCCACCGCTGGCCTGCACTTCACGCCCGGCCTCATCGCCGCCCTGCAAGCCAAGGGATGTGGCTGGCATCCCGTGCGCCTCCACGTGGGCCTCGGCACCTTCCGGCCCATGACGGCCGAACGCCTCGAAGACCACGCCATGCACGAGGAGCGGTTCGAGATCCCTGAGGCCACCGCCACGCAGCTTGAGACCCTCTTCCGAAGGCGCGACCGTCCCCTGCTCTGCATCGGCACCACCGCCCTGCGCACCCTGGAGGGCGCCTGGGATGGCGAACGCCTGTCAAGAGAGGGCGCCACCCGCCTCTTCATCACGCCCGGCTACCGCCTGCGCACGGCGGACCACCTGCTAACCAATTTCCACCTACCGGAAAGCACCCTCTTCGTGCTGATCTCTTCCCTGCTCGGGCTAGAACAGGCCCAAGCCACCTACGCCGAGGCCATCCGGGAGCGGTACCGGTTCTTCAGCTATGGCGACGCCATGCTGATTCTCAACGCCCGTCATCCCGACTGA